From the Toxotes jaculatrix isolate fToxJac2 chromosome 15, fToxJac2.pri, whole genome shotgun sequence genome, one window contains:
- the LOC121194751 gene encoding transcriptional regulator ATRX-like: protein MTYKESSVELFGEMFQNLPRLNSDFLNSSWQMSRNILTPKTISKDITTPSSSPKPLSDIATSPPFSPRSLSKSPQSPVLSSNPSSPHSQSSDMLRSKASSTSSKSKSKELPSSLLSPKSITKRNPNIPVSPKKTAKHRVQHVATAEKALSDKLSSPPTPKEPCRPTTPPTHVPSKHLREKEHPPSPQTEGETVQRKIIIEDVEDKGLDSDFLPNMENQKGRALRRATKEAELFAKLQSSRKTNQNSHKALPTELLKGSSSLKKEVSALKSTKKNPKVTSKGKENITKQSNKIKTLKSPKQNKKQPEFSPKTSQSVRKTLTEAQQRLTDVKENARKNRNLQQGNINREDLKDSSLNKNLIDSPRREETKSSSLDKTSPVIKVTKENEKNSISVQSGSSTSAENVSKEDIKHAQTQMKKVDVKSTPTKDQHKLKSAAGKVRTKTLNVKSPLVKKETTPVTTPAHTNTEKFPSVTSTPVTVKGKQQQVKSTPVKDRSEDAKKTPVKSRIEDKVKDKKKTKESKPKAKSGGEEGKEIKVKGEANGHAKDETRAKPWSNKTEAPQQHIPIEAVCNPIPSQSPERTEVVSVSGAKSLQGFEPADTDLLVSQRDKEETKSPTEEEPRWRKIVSTAASILPAAGIAGPAMGVLSEAVTSVQAFQSDSDTATSTSPRAPSRAKQFTKQSAVMQPSFSSTLSRLSSTESSNPTEKNKKKDAQVSVLSESGSAAQEEESNDITRDESDQEAVKSDMSEQIEGEDISQTVGKSSGTDTETSKQGLEEEEDEDEKTSTAPTEDVEEEEDESNKGEETDTEDEEKMEDGESGSDVNGEEEGDESSDDTEDEDENVSGEGEEERDNEFEEEEGDEETSFSSEEEDEGSEKSDATEFGGEEEEESSEKTGGGEEEEESSEETGEGGSDSETSEEEEQSESEESSETESEESQENEDESEVSEDEEDERSEESGSAAGSKSEEEEEDTGGSGTAESAKSEEDDEEEENEVEEEEEGETDEQKDDQDSTESEDEEKNSEEDEETDESEGEEDDEKQDEASVETDDEEEEDSEADQEEEDHTQPIHSY from the exons CTCCTCTAAGTCTAAATCCAAAGAGTTGCCCTCTTCCTTACTGTCGCCTAAGTCTATAACTAAACGTAACCCTAACATCCCAGTCTCCCCCAAAAAGACAGCAAAACATAGAGTACAACATGTTGCAACTGCTGAAAAGGCCTTAAGTGACAAGTTGTCTTCTCCCCCAACACCTAAAGAACCCTGTAGGCCCACCACACCCCCCACTCATGTTCCCAGTAAACacctcagagagaaagagcatcCTCCCTCACCACAAACAG AGGGAGAAACTGTTCAAAGAAAAATCATCATTGAAGATGTGGAGGATAAAGGACTTGACTCGGACTTTTTGCCAAATATG GAAAATCAAAAGGGCCGAGCTCTTAGAAGAGCTACAAAAGAGGCAGAGTTGTTTGCCAAGCTCCAGTCCAGTAGGAAGACAAACCAAAATTCTCACAAGGCCTTACCCACAGAGCTCCTGAAAGGCTCGAGCTccttaaaaaaagaagtgtcTGCACTGAAGAGCACAAAGAAAAACCCCAAAGTCACGTCCAAAGGAAAAGAGAACATAACCAAGCAGTccaataaaatcaaaacacttaaatcaccaaaacaaaataagaaacagCCAGAATTTAGCCCAAAAACTTCACAGTCTGTTCGGAAGACACTGACTGAAGCACAGCAGAGATTGACTGACGTGAAAGAAAATGCCAGGAAAAATAGAAATTTGCAACAAGGTAATATAAACCGAGAGGATTTGAAAGACAgctctttaaataaaaacttgatAGACAGTCCAAGAAGGGAGGAAACTAAATCATCAAGTTTGGACAAGACATCTCCTGTTATTAAggtcacaaaagaaaatgaaaaaaacagcatatcTGTCCAAAGTGGAAGTTCAACATCCGCAGAAAATGTTTCAAAGGAAGACATCAAACATGCCCAAACCCAGATGAAAAAAGTAGACGTCAAATCGACTCCAACAAAAGATCAGCACAAGCTTAAATCTGCAGCAGGAAAAGTTCGAACTAAAACACTGAATGTTAAATCACCACTTGTGAAAAAAGAAACCACGCCTGTCACCACACCTGCTCATACTAATACTGAGAAATTCCCAAGTGTGACATCTACACCTGTGACAGTCAAAGGGAAGCAACAACAGGTCAAATCCACACCAGTCAAAGATCGAAGTGAAGATGCAAAAAAAACTCCAGTTAAAAGTCGAATTGAAGATAAAgtaaaggacaaaaagaaaacaaaggaatcTAAACCAAAGGCAAAGTCAGGgggagaagaaggaaaggaaatcaAAGTTAAAGGTGAAGCTAATGGACATGCTAAAGATGAAACACGGGCCAAGCCGTGGAGTAATAAGACTGAAGCTCCGCAACAGCATATACCTATTGAAGCAGTTTGTAACCCCATTCCCTCACAAAGCCCTGAGAGAACAGAGGTGGTTTCTGTCAGCGGTGCCAAATCCCTGCAAGGCTTTGAACCTGCTGATACAGATCTGCTTGTCtctcagagagacaaagaggaaactAAAAGCCCAACTGAAGAGGAACCAAGGTGGAGAAAAATTGTTAGTACCGCAGCCTCtattcttcctgctgctggaaTAGCAGGCCCAGCTATGGGGGTCCTTAGTGAGGCTGTGACAAGTGTACAGGCTTTTCAGTCAGACAGTGACACAGCTACCTCTACATCACCCAGAGCACCCAGTCGAGCGAAGCAGTTCACGAAGCAAAGTGCAGTCATGCAGCCATCTTTCTCCTCCACACTGTCACGTTTGTCTTCAACAGAATCATCaaatccaacagaaaaaaacaaaaagaaagatgcTCAAGTCAGTGTCCTATCAGAGTCAGGGAGTGCAGcgcaagaagaagaaagtaatGATATCACTCGCGATGAGTCAGATCAGGAGGCGGTAAAAAGTGACATGTCTGAGCAGATCGAAGGTGAGGACATTTCACAAACAGTGGGGAAGAGCAGTGGCACAGACACGGAAACTTCCAAGCAAGGacttgaagaagaggaggatgaagatgagaaaACCTCCACGGCCCCCACTGAGGatgtggaagaagaagaagatgagagtAACAAGGGAGAAGAAACAGATACTGAAGATGAGGAGAAGAtggaagatggagagagtggaAGTGATGTGAACGgcgaggaggagggagatgaaaGTAGTGATGACACAGAGGATGAAGACGAGAATGTTTCTGGAGAGGGTGAGGAAGAGCGAGATAATGAAtttgaggaagaagaaggtgacGAAGAAACAAGCTTCAgcagtgaggaagaggatgaaggaAGTGAGAAGAGTGATGCTACAGAATTtggaggggaggaagaagaggaaagcagTGAGAAGACGGgtgggggagaggaagaagaggaaagcagTGAGGAGACAGGTGAAGGAGGGAGTGATTCTGAAacatcagaggaggaggagcaaagtgaaagtgaagagTCCAGTGAAACAGAGAGCGAAGAGAGTCAAGAGAACGAGGATGAAAGTGAGGTgagtgaggatgaagaagatgaaagaAGTGAAGAGTCCGGGAGTGCAGCTGGAAGCAAGAgcgaagaagaggaagaggacacaGGAGGGAGTGGCACTGCAGAGTCTGCAAAAAGTGAGGAAGAcgacgaagaagaagaaaatgaggttgaggaagaggaagagggtgaaACTGATGAGCAAAAAGATGATCAAGATTCCACCGaaagtgaggatgaggagaaaaactcagaagaagatgaagaaacagatgagagtgaaggagaggaagatgatgagaaACAGGATGAAGCAAGTGTTGAGactgatgatgaggaagaggaagacagtgAGGCTGaccaagaggaggaaga ccaCACGCAGCCCATTCATTCCTACTGA
- the srpx gene encoding sushi repeat-containing protein SRPX: protein MDMWLLVLLLVQLCFCSGYEGSGQYAYGDDEDWYSRRYKGTPWCAPIKVKHGDVSCRTPRGEHYRNVMGTRCKIRCKQGYEAQSSEVVCMASKHWSSNYACREIRCPKLNMPANGGYKCSDGSYFNSRCEFFCSPGFSLKGQKTATCQHSKVWNAGVPTCVDIDPPKIKCPNLKDKWAEPGKLTARVTWDTPEGVDTADGILTDVILKGRPSKSDFPEGLHKMSYTVFDRAGNKGSCRFSVRVRVRRCSPLFPPDNGYMKCDSDGDNYGASCVFTCTGGYELQGSAARVCQYGLTWSGTDTTCAPMNINVGVRTAAALLDQFYEKRRLLIISAPTAANHNYRFQMTNLQHAQCGLDLRHVTVIELVGTYPAQIGRIRHRLLPPGLALQLRLLLQIPQRSFQMVLVDKQGMDKQRYPFPITAAELFTTIDTFPQRKDEMLLQQEAGQTCQS, encoded by the exons ATGGACATGTGGCTGCTGGTGCTCCTGCTCGTccagctctgtttctgctccGGGTACGAAG GGTCAGGACAGTATGCTTACGGAGACGATGAAGACTGGTATTCTCGTAGATATAAAG GGACACCATGGTGCGCGCCCATTAAGGTGAAACATGGTGATGTGAGCTGTCGCACACCCAGAGGAGAACACTACAGGAATGTGATGGGAACACGCTGTAAGATCCGCTGTAAGCAGGGGTACGAGGCCCAGAGCTCCGAGGTGGTGTGTATGGCCAGCAAACACTGGTCCTCTAACTACGCCTGCCGAG AGATCCGCTGTCCCAAGCTGAACATGCCCGCTAACGGCGGCTACAAGTGTTCGGACGGCTCCTACTTCAACTCTCGCTGTGAGTTCTTCTGCTCCCCTGGATTCAGTCTGAAGGGCCAGAAGACCGCAACCTGCCAGCACAGCAAGGTGTGGAACGCTGGTGTTCCCACCTGTGTCG ATATTGATCCCCCCAAAATAAAGTGTCCTAATCTTAAGGATAAGTGGGCGGAGCCGGGAAAACTAACAGCGAGGGTGACCTGGGACACACCAGAGGGTGTCGACACTGCAGATGGCATCCTTACAGA TGTTATCCTGAAAGGGAGACCTTCAAAATCAGACTTCCCAGAGGGGCTCCATAAGATGTCCTACACTGTGTTTGACCGTGCCGGGAACAAAGGATCTTGCCGCTTCTCTGTCAGAGTGCGAG TGCGCCGCTGCAGCCCACTGTTTCCTCCAGACAACGGTTACATGAAGTGTGACAGTGATGGAGACAACTACGGTGCCAGTTGTGTTTTCACCTGCACCGGCGGCTACGAGTTGCAGGGCAGCGCTGCCAGAGTGTGTCAGTATGGACTCACCTGGTCTGGCACAGACACTACCTGTGCAC CCATGAACATTAACGTGGGAGTGCGGACGGCTGCTGCACTGCTTGACCAGTTCTATGAGAAGCGACGGCTTCTCATTATCTCGGCCCCAACGGCTGCCAATCATAATTACCGCTTCCAGATGACTAACCTACAG CACGCTCAGTGTGGACTGGACCTGAGGCATGTGACAGTAATTGAGCTAGTTGGGACTTACCCAGCACAGATTGGACGAATTCGACACAGGCTGCTTCCCCCAGGCCTGGCCCTGCAgctcag GTTACTGCTCCAGATCCCACAAAGGTCTTTCCAAATGGTGCTGGTAGACAAGCAGGGCATGGACAAGCAACGCTACCCGTTCCCGATCACAGCGGCCGAATTATTCACCACCATCGACACGTTCCCCCAGCGCAAGGACGAGATGTTGCTACAGCAGGAGGCTGGTCAGACATGTcagtcataa